One window of the Benincasa hispida cultivar B227 chromosome 3, ASM972705v1, whole genome shotgun sequence genome contains the following:
- the LOC120072758 gene encoding U-box domain-containing protein 7, translating into MNPISPLPSSSSSSPPPPPPPPQTPIWVYSYIKLRFFNRIRRFLRSKTPKKPYVSPKESIPPTSTEVLQVADCNGGIGRGADVSAAAALRMTVKKLHFGSWEEKEIAAKMIEKMSKEDAKVKKLMVELRVIPALVSMVASDAVGRPEVAVKPLLELAKGSFENKALMVEAGILHKLPSNIQAMDESAKHDFARLLLSLSSLINSHFTTALQTNESGIPFLVEILDSTSNFETQKCCLETLYNISTVLENVGPLVSNGVVHTLLKMSSSKGLSDRALAALGNLVVTSQGKKAMESSPMVPDSLIEIMTWEDKPKSIELSAYILMMLAHQSSEQREKMAKSGIVAVLLEVALLGSPLAQKRALKLLQWFKNEKQAKMDPHSGPQTGRIVIGSPVNQREVREGRKMMKNLVKQSLYKNMELITGRASAGDPAKLKNLVISTSSKSLPF; encoded by the exons ATGAATCCCATTTCCCcgcttccttcttcttcttcttcttctcctcctcctcctcctcctcctcctcaaaCACCCATTTGGGTATATTCATACATCAAGCTCCGATTCTTCAATCGAATCCGAAGGTTTCTTCGTTCCAAAACGCCCAAAAAGCCATATGTATCTCCCAAGGAATCAATCCCACCAACCAGTACTGAAGTTCTGCAAGTTGCAGACTGTAATGGTGGAATTGGTCGTGGCGCCGATGTATCTGCGGCAGCCGCGTTGCGGATGACGGTTAAGAAGCTTCACTTTGGGAGCTGGGAAGAGAAGGAGATTGCAGCCAAGATGATTGAGAAAATGTCTAAAGAAGATGCGAAGGTGAAAAAGTTAATGGTGGAGCTCCGGGTTATACCGGCCTTGGTTTCGATGGTGGCATCCGACGCCGTGGGGCGGCCGGAAGTGGCTGTGAAACCGTTGCTTGAGCTTGCTAAAGGAAGCTTCGA GAACAAGGCCCTCATGGTGGAGGCAGGAATCTTACACAAACTTCCAAGTAACATCCAAGCCATGGATGAATCAGCAAAACATGACTTTGCAAGATTGCTGTTGTCACTGTCGTCTCTGATCAATTCCCATTTCACAACTGCTTTACAGACGAATGAAAGTGGCATCCCATTCCTTGTGGAGATTCTTGATTCAACCTCAAATTTCGAGACCCAAAAATGTTGCCTTGAAACCCTGTATAACATCTCCACAGTGCTAGAAAATGTAGGACCTCTGGTCTCAAATGGTGTGGTGCACACCCTCTTGAAAATGTCCTCATCGAAAGGCCTTTCAGATAGAGCCCTCGCAGCATTAGGGAATTTGGTGGTGACTTCACAGGGAAAGAAGGCAATGGAGAGCAGCCCAATGGTCCCGGATAGCCTTATAGAGATTATGACATGGGAGGACAAACCAAAATCTATTGAGTTATCTGCTTATATCTTAATGATGTTGGCACATCAGAGCTCAGAACAGAGAGAGAAGATGGCAAAATCTGGGATCGTTGCAGTGCTTCTTGAAGTGGCATTACTGGGTAGTCCATTAGCTCAAAAGAGGGCTCTAAAGCTATTGCAGTGGTTTAAGAATGAGAAGCAAGCAAAAATGGATCCACATTCTGGGCCACAAACAGGAAGAATAGTGATTGGGTCGCCTGTAAATCAAAGAGAAGTTCGGGAAgggagaaaaatgatgaagaattTGGTGAAACAGAGCTTGTATAAGAATATGGAGTTGATTACTGGGCGAGCTAGTGCGGGAGACCCAGCAAAGCTAAAGAACTTGGTTATTAGCACCAGTTCCAAAAGTTTACCTTTCTGA
- the LOC120074664 gene encoding uncharacterized protein LOC120074664 isoform X1 encodes MGQNSNGLDWFVNVFKKMEGRCLEMCDVLEKEMLKYVKGQPNSVGIDEDHFQQPHLDVGENQSPGEHWANQNASSAAAFGKATEEHLLKTEGRVTIQSSDKQNHPIIEPNHFSATQEVCGALKIENNKKKQSQKANAITEEIVKFSPSTIQKDEFPDWEII; translated from the exons ATGGGGCAAAACTCTAATGGCTTGGACTGGTTTGTTAATGTCTTCAAGAAGATGGAGGGCAGGTGCTTGGAGATGTGTGATGTCTTGGAGAAG GAAATGTTGAAATATGTAAAAGGGCAACCAAATTCGGTTGGTATTGATGAAGATCACTTCCAACAGCCACATTTGGATGTTGGAGAAAATCAGTCTCCTGGGGAGCATTGGGCAAATCAAAATGCATCTTCTGCGGCTGCTTTTGGTAAAGCTACAG AGGAGCATCTTCTCAAGACAGAAGGTCGAGTTACAATCCAATCATCTGATAAACAGAATCATCCTATTATTGAACCAAACCATTTCTCAGCTACCCAAGAAGTATGTGGTGCTCTCAAG ATTGAAAACAACAAGAAGAAGCAGAGCCAAAAAGCAAATGCAATTACTGAAGAAATAGTAAAGTTTTCTCCATCCACCATTCAAAAGGATGAATTCCCTGACTGGGAGATCATTTAG
- the LOC120074664 gene encoding uncharacterized protein LOC120074664 isoform X2, translating to MGQNSNGLDWFVNVFKKMEGRCLEMCDVLEKEMLKYVKGQPNSVGIDEDHFQQPHLDVGENQSPGEHWANQNASSAAAFGKATEEHLLKTEGRVTIQSSDKQNHPIIEPNHFSATQEIENNKKKQSQKANAITEEIVKFSPSTIQKDEFPDWEII from the exons ATGGGGCAAAACTCTAATGGCTTGGACTGGTTTGTTAATGTCTTCAAGAAGATGGAGGGCAGGTGCTTGGAGATGTGTGATGTCTTGGAGAAG GAAATGTTGAAATATGTAAAAGGGCAACCAAATTCGGTTGGTATTGATGAAGATCACTTCCAACAGCCACATTTGGATGTTGGAGAAAATCAGTCTCCTGGGGAGCATTGGGCAAATCAAAATGCATCTTCTGCGGCTGCTTTTGGTAAAGCTACAG AGGAGCATCTTCTCAAGACAGAAGGTCGAGTTACAATCCAATCATCTGATAAACAGAATCATCCTATTATTGAACCAAACCATTTCTCAGCTACCCAAGAA ATTGAAAACAACAAGAAGAAGCAGAGCCAAAAAGCAAATGCAATTACTGAAGAAATAGTAAAGTTTTCTCCATCCACCATTCAAAAGGATGAATTCCCTGACTGGGAGATCATTTAG
- the LOC120074665 gene encoding 50S ribosomal protein L34, chloroplastic, with product MAAISVLSSPWVSTGATAVRVPSASLVISTGFRGCCSVSLNTANNTSARSGLLHCSFLSSSSLSCSSSFSGLSLGLDWSSKIGVGQGKGRSLVVRAGKAALCQTKRNRSRKSLARTHGFRRRMRTTNGRAVLKRRRAKGRKVLCTKSNPSSGKRA from the exons ATGGCAGCGATATCAGTATTATCGTCCCCATGGGTTTCCACCGGAGCCACTGCCGTCCGCGTTCCCTCAGCTTCTCTTGTAATCTCCACTGGTTTTAGAGGTTGCTGCTCCGTATCTCTGAATACCGCCAACAACACTTCCGCCCGTTCTGGACTGCTCCATTGTTCATTTCTTTCATCGTCCTCCCTCTCCTGCTCTTCATCTTTTTCAG GTTTATCTTTGGGTTTGGATTGGAGCTCTAAGATTGGGGTCGGACAAGGGAAGGGTCGGAGCTTAGTAGTTAGAGCTGGTAAGGCTGCACTGTGTCAGACTAAAAGAAACAGGTCGCGTAAATCCTTAGCTCGGACTCATGGCTTTCGCAGACGAATGCGAACCACCAATGGTAGAGCTGTACTAAAGCGCAGACGTGCTAAGGGTAGGAAGGTCCTCTGCACAAAGTCCAACCCAAGCAGCGGGAAGCGTGCTTAA